A genomic window from Cupriavidus basilensis includes:
- a CDS encoding c-type cytochrome yields the protein MNQTPTPAALTAALIALTLLALPACARAQAPDATALQARNWAAACAGCHGPAGRAPAGSVVPALAGRSQSELVRQMQDFQQGKREATVMQQIAKGYSDQQIEAIAGWFAAVR from the coding sequence ATGAACCAGACCCCCACGCCAGCTGCCCTGACAGCGGCGCTCATAGCGCTGACGCTGCTGGCCTTGCCTGCCTGCGCGCGCGCGCAGGCCCCCGACGCCACCGCGCTACAGGCGCGCAACTGGGCAGCCGCCTGCGCCGGCTGCCACGGCCCGGCCGGCCGCGCGCCTGCGGGCAGCGTGGTGCCGGCACTCGCCGGGCGCAGCCAGTCCGAGCTGGTCCGCCAGATGCAGGACTTCCAGCAAGGCAAGCGCGAAGCCACCGTGATGCAGCAGATCGCCAAGGGCTACAGCGACCAACAGATCGAGGCCATCGCGGGCTGGTTCGCCGCCGTGCGCTGA